The Amblyomma americanum isolate KBUSLIRL-KWMA chromosome 5, ASM5285725v1, whole genome shotgun sequence genome window below encodes:
- the LOC144134843 gene encoding uncharacterized protein LOC144134843, with product MQQGGVSNLCLPLQSMAIIVEMYGNVGHSLCSLCSMLFSCSFLILTWHFRIADVLDEPQQAEQSRVTATYSLTYSLPAVPNDIQFSIERHQSGQYFKARSRVVQWLYHDPCLSTMYPGKLYNEAAQALVSRYPNLADSSGTGYDSWRDALRFKAKYERRKIRIQQNDGADSPPSKKPTKDGKVATVGGNALQRVSRPSVATAPDGEDEESIAGHIEGMKSAVQKARPDMA from the exons ATGCAGCAAGGAGGAGTGTCCAATTTATGTCTTCCACTGCAATCAATGGCAATCATAGTAGAAATGTATGGAAATGTTGGCCACAGTTTGTGCTCACTGTGTAGTATGCTCTTCTCTTGTTCTTTTCTTATTTTAACCTGGCACTTTAGGATTGCGGATGTTCTCGACGAGCCCCAGCAAGCGGAGCAATCCCGTGTCACTGCCACATACAGCCTCACATACAGCCTGCCAGCTGTACCAAACGATATCCAATTCAGTATAGAGCGCCACCAAAGTGGACAGTACTTCAAAGCACGGAGCAGAGTTGTCCAATGGCTCTATCATGACCCCTGCTTATCCACCAT GTACCCTGGCAAGCTGTACAATGAGGCTGCGCAAGCTCTGGTGTCCAGGTACCCAAACTTGGCTGACTCATCTGGCACCGGCTAT GACTCTTGGCGAGACGCTCTCCGTTTCAAGGCAAAATATGAGCGGAGAAAAATCCGTATCCAGCAGAATGATGGGGCAGATTCTCCACCGTCAAAAAAACCAACGAAAGATGGGAAAGTGGCCACGGTTGGCGGAAATGCCCTGCAGCGTGTTTCGAGGCCGTCTGTG gcaactgCACCAGACGGGGAGGATGAGGAGAGTATTGCTGGCCACATCGAAGGAATGAAGTCCGCGGTACAAAAAGCTCGGCCAGACATGGCT